The proteins below are encoded in one region of Pseudonocardia sp. DSM 110487:
- a CDS encoding helix-turn-helix domain-containing protein, which yields MTRPNALGEYLRARRELVDPADVGLTVAGVRRTPGLRREEVATLAGISADYYLRLEQGRDRNPSPQVLEALARVFGLDATATQYLLSLTTARPRQRRPRREVVPAGIRQLVDVIGLPAFVESRMFDVLAANRLATALSPRIRPGENRLRSMFLDEDERDQLPDWERMIGGMVAAFRSSLGAEVDDPRLARLVGELSLGSELFRQLWARHDVKPLVGKLLTMRHPDVGTLELRLEKLPIADSDGQLLVIYHAEPGSESARSLALLGSLATEPPRMSSRG from the coding sequence GTGACCAGGCCGAACGCCCTGGGCGAGTACCTGCGTGCGCGGCGCGAGCTCGTCGACCCCGCGGACGTCGGGCTGACCGTGGCGGGGGTGCGGCGGACGCCCGGCCTGCGCCGCGAGGAGGTCGCGACGCTCGCCGGCATCAGCGCCGACTACTACCTGCGGCTCGAGCAGGGACGCGACCGGAACCCGTCGCCTCAGGTGCTCGAGGCGCTGGCGCGCGTGTTCGGGCTCGACGCGACCGCCACCCAGTACCTGCTGAGCCTCACGACCGCCCGGCCGAGGCAGCGGCGGCCGCGCCGCGAGGTCGTGCCTGCGGGGATTCGCCAGCTGGTCGACGTGATCGGCCTGCCGGCGTTCGTCGAGAGCCGGATGTTCGACGTGCTCGCCGCGAACCGGCTGGCGACCGCCCTCTCACCGCGGATCCGGCCGGGGGAGAACCGGCTGCGATCGATGTTCCTCGACGAGGACGAGCGAGATCAGCTCCCCGACTGGGAGCGGATGATCGGCGGCATGGTCGCCGCGTTCCGTAGCTCGCTCGGCGCCGAGGTCGATGACCCGCGGCTCGCGCGGCTGGTGGGCGAGCTGTCACTCGGCAGCGAGCTGTTCCGGCAGCTGTGGGCACGGCACGATGTCAAGCCGCTCGTGGGCAAGCTCCTGACGATGCGCCATCCGGACGTCGGGACACTGGAACTGCGCCTCGAGAAGCTCCCGATCGCCGACTCGGACGGCCAGCTCCTGGTGATCTACCACGCGGAGCCGGGCTCGGAGAGCGCCAGGTCGCTCGCGTTGCTCGGATCCCTCGCCACGGAGCCGCCGCGCATGTCGTCGCGCGGGTGA
- a CDS encoding aldo/keto reductase: MRRRRVGGSGLEVSHIGLGTMTWGTATDVDVATAQLTAFVDAGGTLVETSESYGHGASQEVLGAALATAVRREDVVLAGRGGLPGGPLGDGAARGTLLDGLDAMLERLGTDHVDLWQLPFFDARVPVEETLSAVQVAVYSGKARYAGLVGPAGWQLATVAERGRMLGGVAVPVSAQAEYSLLCRGPERELLPAALHHGIGLLAWAPLGRGVLTGKYVDGTPADSRGASPDLAPYVEVRRTERSTRIVHAVLTAADGLGTSPLSVALAWARDQPGVASVVVGARDAAQLTASMAADTLVLPAEIRAALDDVSDPR, encoded by the coding sequence GTGCGGCGGCGACGGGTCGGAGGCAGTGGGCTGGAGGTCTCACACATCGGGCTCGGCACGATGACCTGGGGCACCGCCACCGACGTCGACGTCGCCACCGCCCAGCTCACGGCGTTCGTCGACGCGGGCGGCACCCTCGTCGAGACGTCCGAGAGCTACGGTCACGGCGCGTCCCAGGAGGTGCTCGGCGCGGCGCTCGCCACGGCCGTGCGCAGGGAGGACGTCGTCCTCGCCGGGCGCGGTGGACTGCCGGGGGGCCCGCTCGGCGACGGCGCGGCACGCGGAACCCTGCTCGACGGCCTCGACGCGATGCTGGAGCGGCTCGGCACCGACCACGTCGACCTGTGGCAGCTGCCCTTCTTCGACGCGAGGGTCCCGGTCGAGGAGACCCTGTCGGCCGTCCAGGTGGCGGTGTACTCGGGCAAGGCCCGCTACGCCGGCCTGGTCGGGCCCGCTGGCTGGCAGCTCGCGACCGTCGCGGAGCGGGGCCGGATGCTCGGCGGCGTCGCGGTGCCGGTGTCGGCGCAGGCCGAGTACTCACTGCTGTGCCGCGGCCCGGAGCGCGAGCTGCTGCCCGCGGCACTCCACCACGGCATCGGGCTGCTCGCATGGGCGCCGCTCGGCCGGGGCGTGCTCACCGGCAAGTACGTCGACGGCACCCCCGCCGACTCCCGCGGCGCCTCCCCCGACCTCGCCCCGTACGTGGAGGTCCGCCGCACCGAGCGCTCGACCCGCATCGTCCACGCCGTGCTCACCGCCGCGGACGGGCTGGGCACCTCGCCGTTGTCCGTCGCGCTGGCGTGGGCACGCGACCAGCCGGGCGTCGCATCCGTGGTCGTCGGCGCCCGGGACGCGGCCCAGCTCACCGCCTCGATGGCCGCCGACACGCTGGTCCTGCCCGCCGAGATCCGCGCCGCTCTCGACGACGTGAGCGACCCCCGCTGA
- a CDS encoding DUF3090 domain-containing protein, giving the protein MPRIIHVFRQPERFVAGTVGEPGDRSFYLQAIQEARTVSVLLEKQQVSVLADRISALLQEVARRFGSDDLSDEEPGTDLDPLAVPLEEEFRVGTMGLGWDAESRSIVVELLAVTEEEVDESVVLDDTEEGPDALRVFLSPPQARAFADRAERVVTAGRPPCPLCAEPLDPEGHVCVRLNGYHQRTPAD; this is encoded by the coding sequence ATGCCACGCATCATCCACGTCTTCCGCCAGCCCGAGCGCTTCGTCGCGGGCACCGTCGGCGAGCCCGGCGACCGCTCGTTCTACCTCCAGGCGATCCAGGAGGCGCGCACGGTGAGCGTGCTGCTGGAGAAACAGCAGGTGTCGGTGCTCGCCGACCGGATCAGCGCGTTGCTGCAGGAGGTGGCCCGCCGGTTCGGCTCCGACGACCTGTCCGACGAGGAGCCCGGCACCGACCTCGACCCCCTCGCCGTGCCGCTCGAGGAGGAGTTCCGGGTCGGCACGATGGGCCTCGGCTGGGACGCAGAGTCGCGGTCGATCGTGGTGGAGCTGCTCGCCGTCACCGAGGAGGAGGTCGACGAGTCGGTCGTGCTCGACGACACCGAGGAGGGCCCCGACGCCCTGCGCGTGTTCCTGTCGCCGCCGCAGGCGCGGGCCTTCGCCGACCGCGCCGAGCGCGTGGTCACCGCGGGCCGCCCGCCGTGCCCGCTGTGCGCCGAGCCGCTCGACCCGGAAGGGCACGTCTGCGTGCGGCTCAACGGGTACCACCAGCGAACCCCCGCCGACTGA
- a CDS encoding SCO1664 family protein, translated as MDPRDPAVPGLLRHGRIEITGRLVDASNATLFGTIALDGLTAECVYKPVRGERPLWDFPDGTLAGREVAAYLVSEAGGFHVVPPTVLRDGPFGPGMVQVWVETDDERELVDVCSPSEVPAGWIGVLRARGDRGEPAVLVHADTPELQAMAAFDVVANNADRKGGHVLAGTDGNVYGVDHGLCMHTEDKLRTVLWGWVGKPLPRSVAEKLERLRAGLDGELSESLSEHITRRELRTFVRRVEHLLDESCYPEPSGYGPAIPWPAF; from the coding sequence GTGGACCCACGCGACCCGGCCGTGCCGGGACTGTTGCGGCACGGCCGCATCGAGATCACCGGCCGCCTGGTCGACGCCTCGAACGCCACACTCTTCGGCACCATCGCGCTCGACGGCCTGACCGCGGAGTGCGTCTACAAGCCGGTGCGGGGCGAGCGGCCGCTGTGGGACTTCCCCGACGGCACGCTTGCGGGGCGCGAGGTGGCCGCCTACCTGGTGTCCGAGGCCGGCGGGTTCCACGTCGTGCCGCCCACGGTCCTGCGCGACGGTCCGTTCGGGCCCGGCATGGTGCAGGTGTGGGTCGAGACCGACGACGAGCGCGAGCTCGTCGACGTCTGCAGCCCTTCCGAGGTACCCGCGGGCTGGATCGGCGTGCTGCGCGCCCGCGGTGACCGCGGTGAGCCTGCCGTGCTGGTCCACGCCGACACGCCCGAGCTGCAGGCCATGGCCGCGTTCGACGTGGTCGCCAACAACGCCGACCGCAAGGGCGGGCACGTGCTCGCCGGGACCGACGGCAACGTCTACGGCGTGGACCACGGCCTGTGCATGCACACCGAGGACAAGCTGCGCACCGTGCTGTGGGGTTGGGTCGGCAAGCCCTTGCCCCGCTCCGTGGCAGAGAAGCTCGAACGGCTGCGCGCCGGGCTGGACGGGGAACTGTCCGAGTCCCTCTCCGAGCACATCACGCGGCGCGAGCTGCGCACCTTCGTCCGCAGGGTCGAGCACCTGCTCGACGAGTCCTGCTATCCCGAGCCGTCCGGCTACGGCCCCGCCATCCCCTGGCCGGCCTTCTGA
- a CDS encoding histidine phosphatase family protein: MTTLILLRHGRSAANASGVLAGRTAGVELDDTGRAQAEKLVDRLAGVPLAEIVCSPMLRCEQTVAPLAEAMSLVPSTEPELAEVDYGSWTGRELKTLAKEPLWRVVQAHPSAAVFPDGEGLAGMQARAVAAVRRHGARIAAEHGPGAVWLACSHGDVIKSVLADALATHLDNFQRIVVDPGSISVVHYTETRPFVARVNDLGGDVSGLIPPPPKRKRRKAPARSSDAVVGGDTGA, translated from the coding sequence GTGACGACGCTCATCCTGCTCCGCCACGGACGTTCGGCGGCGAACGCGTCCGGCGTGCTCGCCGGGCGCACCGCGGGTGTCGAGCTCGACGACACGGGCCGGGCGCAGGCCGAGAAGCTGGTGGACCGGCTGGCGGGCGTGCCGCTCGCGGAGATCGTCTGCTCGCCGATGCTGCGTTGCGAGCAGACGGTGGCACCGCTGGCCGAGGCCATGAGCCTCGTTCCGAGCACCGAGCCGGAGCTCGCGGAGGTGGACTACGGCTCGTGGACCGGCCGGGAGCTGAAGACACTGGCGAAGGAACCACTGTGGAGGGTGGTGCAGGCCCACCCGTCGGCGGCCGTGTTCCCGGACGGGGAGGGGCTTGCCGGGATGCAGGCGCGAGCGGTCGCCGCGGTGCGCAGGCACGGGGCGCGCATCGCGGCCGAGCACGGCCCCGGCGCGGTCTGGCTGGCCTGCAGCCACGGTGACGTGATCAAGTCGGTCCTCGCCGACGCACTGGCGACCCACCTGGACAACTTCCAGCGCATCGTCGTCGACCCCGGCTCGATCAGCGTCGTGCACTACACCGAGACCCGCCCGTTCGTGGCGCGGGTGAACGACCTCGGCGGGGACGTGTCCGGGCTGATCCCACCGCCGCCGAAGCGCAAACGACGCAAGGCGCCCGCACGCAGCTCGGACGCCGTGGTGGGCGGCGACACCGGGGCTTAA
- a CDS encoding SDR family oxidoreductase has product MQGATRIEGSVALVTGANRGIGRALTEALLERGAEKVYATARDPRTLAALRERYGSRVVALRLDVTDADQVAEVAREATDVDVLINNAGAFEPTELSDEAIVEVARREMEVNYFGALRMLHGFQDTLVRRGGVIVYVGSAAGLTNVPLQPTYSASKAAQHSLAQASRALLAGRGVTVHGVYPGPVDTDMTKDLPPQFEKTAPEDVANEVLDGVEAGEDDIFPDPFAVAFGERFHSSPKSAERQMAAIVAIPA; this is encoded by the coding sequence ATGCAGGGTGCTACGCGCATCGAAGGATCGGTGGCGCTGGTGACCGGCGCCAACAGGGGCATCGGCCGCGCGCTCACCGAGGCGCTGCTGGAGCGTGGCGCGGAGAAGGTCTATGCCACGGCGCGCGATCCGAGGACGCTCGCGGCGTTGCGGGAGCGCTACGGCTCTCGCGTGGTCGCGTTGCGATTGGACGTCACCGACGCCGACCAGGTCGCCGAGGTCGCGCGCGAGGCAACGGACGTCGATGTACTGATCAACAACGCGGGCGCGTTCGAGCCGACGGAGCTGTCCGACGAGGCGATCGTCGAGGTGGCGCGGCGGGAGATGGAAGTCAACTACTTCGGGGCGTTGCGGATGCTGCACGGCTTCCAGGACACGCTGGTGCGCCGCGGTGGCGTCATCGTCTACGTCGGTTCGGCGGCCGGCCTCACCAATGTGCCGCTCCAACCGACGTACAGTGCGTCGAAGGCCGCGCAGCACTCACTGGCCCAGGCCTCGCGCGCGCTGCTGGCGGGCAGGGGCGTGACCGTGCATGGCGTCTACCCGGGGCCCGTCGACACCGACATGACCAAGGACCTCCCGCCCCAGTTCGAGAAGACGGCGCCCGAGGACGTCGCGAACGAGGTCCTCGACGGCGTCGAGGCCGGCGAGGACGACATCTTCCCGGACCCATTCGCCGTGGCCTTCGGCGAGCGGTTCCACTCCTCGCCCAAGAGCGCGGAGCGGCAGATGGCGGCGATCGTCGCGATCCCGGCGTAG
- a CDS encoding AAA family ATPase, translating into MIRVETVHECERTRVTRLFLPGRTLVRKEPLGTDAERRRRHEAAMLERLRGLGGVAQLVEAPRRPAAIVMVDAGATSLAARASPLAVDELIAIAVELARAVAGMHRRGIMHRDIAPANIVLSGLGAPCLVDFAFATSIAEVRPEFAHHGEIVGTLAYLAPEQTGRTGRPVDQRADLYALGATLYELATGRPPFGSGDPLRLTHDHLARMPEPPTHANPAVPASLSEIILHLLEKEPDHRYQSADGLVHDLERLREAGAVRVGERDLPLRLLPPSRLVGRDEEIAALTAAFDDALSGRCRGVLVSGAPGVGKTALVDRLRPVVTGAGGWFVAGKFDQFRRDLECDAVHQALRALGRMLLAEPEDALARTRERLAATVGPNAGLLAAVVPEFAALLRVPPDAGDPLTAQLRAPRSALGVLRAVASRERPVVLFLDDLQWAGHTPLGLVDLLLREEPVEGLLLVGAYRDGEADPARWEGRVRRVGLTGLPVPVLTEMVAEMLHVDHVSAAELAAVIEPHTSGNPYETVELLGALRRDGLLAATADGWRWDELAVRDHLDRSEVGGLPAARVAAMPPASRRMVEAMACLGGRFEVSVLQVATGEPAAAVERQLVPAVDDGLIVLEPGARDVVRFRHDRIREVILRGLAPPRRRALQLAMARRLAEVPELFAVAAEQYLPVVDAVVGTAERARVVGVLRRAARQARLIGDYALVNALLAAAVQMVVPEETATLIILHTARHAALFGMGRLDEADEEYRTIDRLSATTMERAAATAVQVRSLTHRNRYAEAIALALDSLRQLGVTVPAAHRLGTEIDEQFDDLYRWLDGTDAADDLARPEIVDTALLAAIGLIDAVLPAAYYTDQTRYAWLSLEALRIWIRHGPGRGLVALASHTAFAALGRRGDYAAGDRVLRRILAAGDARGYEPGTSQARLLRALYSCWLEPIENGVQMAAQARDGLIRAAELPYAGYSHYASAYYVLDCASSLDDVVAELDAGMDFARRTGSAQTGEALDSYRWLAAALRGEASATEAAPDRYAGNPLALLHAHVNRAIAAAIFCDRAGLARHTAAAMPLLSAAVGNYPTALAHVLRGLALAEEARSADGGERGALLSELDEMARWVAARAADAPENFGHLLRMLEAERAWVVGDFRAAVLAFDAAVREVDGRPRPWHRALIAERAASFAFAHGVEYLGHHLLAKARREYAAWGATAKVDHLDWAYPPTAAVPQGRSAVTTATLDLIGIVSASQALSSETSIERLQARVVKVLGAMTGATGVHLLLWSAERNEWLLPARGGRAVPIGDSNSEHVVPMSLVRYIQRTGEPLVVRDAIDDDRFARDPYFSGLSCCSLLGVPILGRGTPKALLVLENRLIRGAFAAHRLDAVELIAGQLAVSLDNAQLYSELTASRARIVAAADESRRRLERDLHDGAQHRLVSVVLRLQEVRAAIADRSAELAAELDDLAAETTGALDELRELARGIHPAILSEGGLHSALKALARRCTVPVELDVRLDRRAPEPVEIAAYYLVAEAVTNAAKHAGASVIRVEAEIEGDALRLGVRDDGRGGADAADGFGLVGLKDRAEALGGTLAVQTAPGAGTTVRAELPLGPTA; encoded by the coding sequence ATGATCCGGGTCGAGACCGTGCACGAGTGCGAGCGCACCCGCGTCACCAGGCTGTTCCTCCCGGGCCGAACGCTCGTGCGGAAGGAACCGCTGGGCACGGACGCGGAGCGTCGGCGGCGGCACGAGGCGGCGATGCTGGAGCGGCTGCGCGGACTCGGGGGAGTGGCGCAGCTCGTGGAGGCGCCGCGGCGGCCCGCGGCGATCGTGATGGTGGACGCGGGTGCCACGAGCCTCGCCGCACGGGCGTCGCCGCTCGCGGTCGACGAGCTGATCGCGATCGCGGTGGAGCTGGCACGGGCCGTGGCGGGGATGCACCGCCGCGGGATCATGCACCGGGACATCGCCCCGGCCAACATCGTCCTGTCCGGGCTCGGGGCGCCCTGCCTGGTCGACTTCGCGTTCGCCACCTCGATCGCCGAGGTGCGGCCCGAGTTCGCCCACCACGGCGAGATCGTGGGCACGCTGGCCTACCTGGCGCCCGAGCAGACCGGACGGACCGGGAGACCGGTGGACCAGCGGGCCGACCTGTACGCGCTGGGCGCGACGCTGTACGAGCTGGCGACGGGACGTCCGCCGTTCGGTTCGGGTGATCCCCTGCGGCTCACCCACGATCACCTGGCACGGATGCCTGAGCCGCCCACGCACGCGAACCCCGCTGTACCCGCATCGCTGTCCGAGATCATCCTGCACCTGCTCGAGAAGGAACCGGACCATCGCTACCAGTCGGCCGACGGGTTGGTCCACGACCTGGAGCGGCTGCGGGAGGCCGGTGCGGTGCGGGTCGGCGAGCGCGACCTCCCGCTGCGGCTGCTGCCGCCGTCCCGTCTGGTCGGACGTGACGAGGAGATCGCCGCGCTCACGGCGGCCTTCGACGACGCGCTGTCAGGGCGCTGCCGCGGGGTGCTGGTCAGCGGGGCGCCGGGCGTGGGCAAGACGGCGCTCGTCGACCGGTTGCGACCGGTCGTGACGGGGGCGGGCGGCTGGTTCGTGGCCGGGAAGTTCGACCAGTTCCGCCGGGACCTGGAATGCGACGCCGTCCACCAGGCTCTGCGCGCACTGGGCCGGATGCTCCTCGCCGAGCCGGAGGATGCGCTGGCGCGGACGCGCGAGCGGCTCGCGGCGACGGTCGGCCCGAACGCGGGGTTGCTGGCCGCGGTGGTCCCCGAGTTCGCGGCGCTGCTGCGGGTGCCACCCGATGCGGGTGATCCACTGACCGCGCAGCTGCGGGCGCCGCGATCCGCGCTCGGCGTGCTGCGGGCGGTCGCGTCGCGGGAACGGCCGGTCGTGCTGTTCCTCGACGATCTCCAGTGGGCCGGGCACACCCCGCTCGGCCTCGTCGACCTCCTGCTGAGGGAGGAACCGGTGGAGGGCCTGCTCCTGGTGGGCGCCTACCGCGACGGCGAGGCGGATCCGGCGCGGTGGGAGGGCCGGGTGCGGCGGGTGGGGTTGACCGGATTGCCCGTGCCGGTCCTCACCGAGATGGTCGCGGAGATGCTGCACGTCGACCACGTCAGCGCCGCGGAGCTGGCCGCGGTGATCGAGCCGCACACGTCCGGCAACCCGTACGAGACGGTGGAGCTGCTGGGCGCGCTGCGCCGGGACGGCCTGCTCGCGGCGACCGCAGACGGCTGGCGGTGGGACGAGTTGGCCGTTCGCGACCACCTGGACCGGTCCGAGGTCGGCGGTCTGCCGGCGGCGCGGGTGGCGGCCATGCCGCCTGCCTCCCGCCGGATGGTGGAGGCGATGGCGTGCCTGGGCGGACGCTTCGAGGTGAGCGTGTTGCAGGTCGCGACCGGGGAGCCGGCCGCCGCCGTGGAGCGGCAGCTGGTGCCCGCGGTCGACGACGGCCTCATCGTGCTCGAACCAGGGGCGCGGGATGTGGTGCGGTTCCGCCACGACCGGATCCGCGAGGTGATCCTGCGCGGGCTGGCGCCACCGCGGCGGCGCGCACTGCAGCTGGCGATGGCGCGGCGGCTCGCCGAGGTGCCGGAGCTGTTCGCGGTGGCAGCCGAGCAGTACCTACCGGTCGTCGACGCCGTCGTCGGCACCGCGGAGCGGGCCCGCGTGGTCGGCGTGCTGCGCCGCGCCGCGCGCCAGGCGAGGCTGATCGGCGACTACGCGCTGGTGAACGCGCTGCTCGCGGCCGCGGTGCAGATGGTCGTCCCCGAGGAGACCGCCACGCTGATCATCTTGCACACCGCCCGGCACGCCGCACTGTTCGGCATGGGCCGCCTGGACGAGGCGGACGAGGAGTACCGCACGATCGACCGGCTGTCCGCCACGACGATGGAGCGCGCGGCCGCGACCGCCGTTCAGGTGCGCAGCCTGACCCACCGGAACCGGTACGCGGAGGCGATCGCCCTCGCCCTCGACTCACTGCGGCAGCTGGGCGTGACCGTTCCGGCCGCGCACCGGCTCGGGACCGAGATCGACGAACAGTTCGACGACCTGTACCGCTGGCTCGACGGGACGGATGCCGCGGACGACCTGGCGCGCCCGGAGATCGTCGACACGGCCCTGCTAGCGGCGATCGGCCTGATCGACGCGGTCCTGCCTGCGGCCTACTACACGGACCAGACGCGGTACGCGTGGCTGAGCCTCGAGGCGCTGCGGATCTGGATCCGGCACGGCCCTGGCCGCGGCCTCGTCGCTCTCGCGAGCCACACGGCGTTCGCGGCGCTCGGGCGGCGCGGTGACTATGCCGCCGGGGACCGGGTGCTACGCCGAATCCTCGCGGCCGGTGACGCGCGCGGCTACGAGCCGGGGACATCGCAGGCGCGCTTGCTGCGCGCCCTCTACAGCTGTTGGCTGGAGCCGATCGAGAACGGCGTTCAGATGGCGGCGCAGGCCCGGGACGGGCTGATCAGGGCCGCCGAGCTGCCCTACGCCGGCTACTCGCACTACGCGAGCGCGTACTACGTGCTCGACTGCGCTTCGTCCCTCGACGACGTCGTGGCCGAGCTGGACGCCGGCATGGACTTCGCCCGGCGCACCGGCAGCGCCCAGACCGGCGAGGCGCTCGACAGCTACCGGTGGCTCGCCGCGGCGTTGCGGGGCGAGGCCTCCGCCACCGAGGCGGCACCCGACCGGTACGCGGGCAACCCCCTCGCCCTGCTGCACGCGCACGTCAACCGCGCGATCGCGGCCGCCATCTTCTGCGACCGGGCAGGCCTTGCCCGCCACACCGCCGCGGCGATGCCGTTGCTCTCCGCCGCCGTGGGCAACTACCCAACCGCGCTGGCCCACGTGCTGCGCGGCCTCGCCCTCGCCGAGGAGGCCCGTTCGGCCGACGGCGGTGAGCGCGGAGCGCTGCTCTCGGAGCTGGACGAGATGGCGCGGTGGGTGGCGGCCCGCGCTGCCGACGCACCGGAGAACTTCGGGCACCTCCTGCGGATGCTCGAGGCCGAGCGCGCGTGGGTGGTGGGCGACTTCCGCGCCGCGGTCCTCGCGTTCGACGCCGCCGTGCGCGAGGTCGACGGGCGGCCGCGCCCGTGGCACCGGGCGCTGATCGCCGAGCGTGCCGCCAGCTTCGCCTTCGCGCACGGCGTCGAGTACCTGGGCCACCACCTGCTCGCCAAGGCCCGCCGGGAGTACGCCGCGTGGGGTGCGACCGCGAAGGTCGACCACCTGGACTGGGCCTACCCGCCGACCGCCGCCGTTCCGCAGGGCCGCTCCGCGGTCACGACCGCAACGCTCGACCTGATCGGCATCGTGTCCGCGTCGCAGGCGCTGAGCTCGGAGACCAGCATCGAGCGGCTGCAGGCACGTGTCGTGAAGGTGCTCGGCGCCATGACCGGCGCCACCGGCGTGCACCTGCTGCTGTGGAGTGCCGAGCGGAACGAGTGGCTGCTGCCCGCACGCGGTGGCCGCGCCGTTCCGATCGGCGACTCGAACAGCGAGCACGTCGTGCCGATGTCGCTGGTGCGGTACATCCAGCGGACGGGCGAGCCCCTCGTGGTGCGCGATGCCATCGACGACGACCGGTTCGCCCGCGATCCCTACTTCTCGGGGCTCTCCTGCTGTTCGCTGCTGGGTGTTCCGATACTCGGCCGCGGGACCCCGAAGGCGCTGCTGGTGCTCGAGAACCGCCTCATCCGCGGTGCGTTCGCGGCCCACCGGCTCGACGCGGTCGAGCTGATCGCGGGCCAGCTCGCCGTCTCCCTCGACAACGCCCAGCTCTACTCCGAGCTCACCGCGTCGCGAGCGCGGATCGTGGCTGCCGCCGACGAGTCGCGCAGGCGCCTGGAGCGCGACCTGCACGACGGCGCGCAGCACCGGCTGGTCTCGGTCGTCCTGCGGCTGCAGGAGGTGCGGGCCGCGATTGCGGACCGGAGTGCCGAGCTGGCCGCGGAGCTGGACGATCTGGCCGCCGAGACGACCGGCGCCCTCGACGAGCTGCGCGAGCTCGCCCGTGGCATCCACCCGGCGATCCTGTCCGAAGGAGGCCTCCACTCGGCGCTCAAGGCGCTGGCCCGCCGCTGCACGGTGCCGGTCGAGCTGGACGTGCGGCTCGACCGGCGGGCGCCCGAGCCGGTCGAGATCGCCGCCTACTACCTCGTGGCCGAGGCCGTGACGAACGCGGCCAAGCACGCGGGCGCCTCCGTGATCCGGGTCGAGGCCGAAATCGAAGGCGACGCCCTGCGCCTCGGCGTGCGTGACGACGGCCGCGGCGGCGCCGACGCCGCGGACGGGTTCGGGCTCGTCGGGCTCAAGGACCGGGCCGAGGCACTCGGGGGCACCCTCGCCGTGCAGACCGCCCCCGGCGCGGGCACCACGGTTCGGGCCGAACTCCCGCTCGGCCCGACCGCGTGA
- a CDS encoding undecaprenyl-diphosphate phosphatase, with protein sequence MTWLEVIVLGVVQGLTEFLPISSSAHLRIVSEVFFGRDAGAAFTAVTQLGTEAAVLVYFARDIGHLFLTWVRGFRFPAVRATPDYRIAWLVIIGTIPIGALGFLFEDQIQTAARNLWLIATTLVLFGLLLGLAERVGRQRLELVQMKSADGILLGLAQAMALIPGVSRSGGTITAGLFLGFTRPAAVRYSFLLAIPAVVASGIFQIPDVFSGDGPTGAQMVVATVIAFAIGFASIAWLLRYVERHSVYLFVWYRVALGAVLFVALGAGWLSAV encoded by the coding sequence GTGACGTGGCTGGAAGTGATCGTGCTCGGGGTCGTGCAGGGGCTGACGGAGTTCCTGCCGATCTCCTCGTCGGCGCACCTGCGGATCGTGTCGGAGGTGTTCTTCGGGCGGGACGCCGGCGCGGCGTTCACCGCGGTCACGCAGCTCGGCACGGAGGCTGCCGTGCTCGTCTACTTCGCGCGTGACATCGGCCACCTGTTCCTCACCTGGGTGCGCGGTTTCCGCTTCCCCGCCGTGCGCGCCACGCCGGACTACCGGATCGCGTGGCTTGTGATCATCGGCACGATCCCGATCGGCGCGCTCGGGTTCCTGTTCGAGGACCAGATCCAGACCGCGGCGCGCAACCTGTGGCTGATCGCGACGACGCTGGTGCTGTTCGGCCTGCTGCTCGGGCTCGCCGAGCGAGTCGGCCGGCAGCGCCTCGAGCTGGTGCAGATGAAGTCGGCCGACGGCATCCTGCTCGGGCTCGCGCAGGCCATGGCGCTGATCCCGGGTGTCTCGCGTTCTGGCGGAACGATCACGGCTGGGCTCTTCCTCGGCTTCACGCGCCCGGCCGCCGTGCGGTACTCGTTCCTGCTGGCCATCCCGGCCGTGGTGGCGTCGGGGATATTCCAGATCCCGGACGTGTTCTCGGGCGACGGCCCGACCGGGGCCCAGATGGTGGTGGCCACGGTGATCGCGTTCGCGATCGGCTTCGCGTCGATCGCCTGGCTCCTGCGCTACGTGGAGCGCCACAGCGTCTACCTGTTCGTCTGGTACCGAGTGGCCTTGGGTGCGGTGCTGTTCGTCGCCTTGGGCGCTGGCTGGCTTTCGGCGGTCTGA
- a CDS encoding DUF5703 family protein yields the protein MARSGPTGTVEGDSVDGDWEYRPVQLPGDVSRMTAAVRLAIQAEFGGWELSRVRLYPGGVRKVVLRRRRSSRMLPELSV from the coding sequence GTGGCGCGGAGCGGCCCGACCGGCACGGTCGAGGGGGATTCTGTCGACGGGGACTGGGAGTACCGCCCGGTCCAGCTTCCGGGGGATGTGTCCCGGATGACCGCGGCGGTACGGCTGGCGATCCAGGCCGAGTTCGGCGGCTGGGAGCTGTCCCGCGTCCGGCTCTACCCGGGCGGGGTCCGGAAGGTGGTGCTGCGCCGACGGCGCAGTTCGAGAATGCTCCCCGAGCTCTCCGTCTGA